One Eretmochelys imbricata isolate rEreImb1 chromosome 22, rEreImb1.hap1, whole genome shotgun sequence DNA window includes the following coding sequences:
- the FXYD2 gene encoding sodium/potassium-transporting ATPase subunit gamma encodes MADEIVPEQVPDKFTYDYETIRNGGLIFAVVAFVVGLLIILSRRFRCGAKKRRRLVSF; translated from the exons AGATCGTCCCCGAGCAGGTGCCTGACAAGTTCACCTATG ATTACGAGACCATTCGGAATGGGGGGCTGATCTTCGCCGTGGTGGCTTTTGTGGTCGGACTCCTCATCATCCTCA GTCGGCGGTTCCGCTGCGGAGCAAAGAAAAGAAGGAGGTTGGTGTCATTTTAA